GCGTGAACTTCATCGACACGGCCGACGTCTACGGCGACGGCCACAGCGAGACACTCGTCGCTCGGGTCTTGCGAGGCAGGCGCGACCGCGTCGTGGTGGCCACGAAGGGCGGCTTGATGGGCCATCACCGCGACCCGCGACGCGAACCCGTCTACGACCGACCGGAGAAGGTCGTCCATGCCTTCGAGGAGAGCTTGCGGCGCCTGGAGACGGACTACATCGACGTGTACTTCGATCACATCTGGTGGAACGATCAGCGCGAGACGGACGCCTTCCTGACGGCCTTCGCGCGGCTCAAGCAGGAAGGACGGGTGCGCGCGGTCGGCGTGTCCACCGACGACCCCGCGTACGTCGAGGCCTTCGATCGTGACGGCACCCTCGACGTGGTGCAACTCGATTACAGCCTGCTCAACCGCCGAGCCGAGGACCGGGTCTTGCCGTACTGTCAGGAGCGAGGAATCGGCGTGGTGGTCCGCGGACCGCTGAGGATGGGTCTGCTCACCGGAAAGTTCACGTCCGATTCGACGTTTCCCGAAGGCGACGTTCGTCACGGCTGGCCGCGCGAAGCGTGGTACCGCGAGCAGTTGGAGAAGACCGAGCGACTGCGCCCGCTGACGTCCGCCGAGCGCAGCATGGGTCAACTCGCGCTGCGGTTCGTGCTGAACCACCCGGCGGTGTCGGCGGCGATTCCGGGCGGCAAGACGGCAGAGCAGGTAGAGCAGAACGTCGCGGCGTCCGCGCGGCCCCTGGTGACCGACGAGGACCTCGCACTGATCGAGCACGTGACCGGCGAGGCGACGTGAGCCTCGACGCGCGAATTCGACGGCGCCCATGATACGAGGCTGGCGGTAGGTCGCGGCCAGCGAGGGGAGCTTGGCGGCGAACGCGCGTTGACCATCAGACTCCCCTCCTACCATGAGAGACGAGTCGACGCTCGACTCCGCCCCTCTTCGGGTATTCGCCAGTGCGCCTCGACGAGAGTTCGCGGGATGCCGACGTTCGTCGCCGCGCCTTTAGAGACAACGAGCGCCATTTGTGGGTACAGCCGGAGTTGGAAGCGGCCTCCGGCGGTAAGCTGACGAAGTAGTTTTCCATTGGACGCAGCGAATGAGGCGCGCACCGAGGTAATCACGGTGCGCGTCTTCGTTTGTGGAACACGAGGAGCAGGACATGGCTGTTGGTAAAGTGAAATGGTTCAACGCGGAAAAAGGCTTCGGCTTCATCGAAATGACGGGCAGCCCCGACGTGTTCGCGCACTTCAGCGCGATTCAAAGCAGCGGCTTCAAGAAGCTCAACGAAGGTGACGAAGTCGAGTTCGAGGTCGAGTCCGGCCAGCGCGGCAAAGGCCCGCAAGCCAGGAACATCGTCGTGACGAAAGCGGCCCCCGTCAGCGAGTACGCCGAGCGTCCTCGCCGCGACAGCCGCTGGTAATTCGGGCACCCACGAGAAGGAGGGCAGGGAGAACCGCATTGGTTCTCCCTGCCCTCCTTCTCGTGAAGCGTGCCCTCCTGTCGGCGCCGCGTCTGGAGGAGTGGACGAAGCTCGTGACGACGCGGTAATAGGCGACTGGCAGACCGCGCCGAAGCGCCGTTCGGCGTACCTTGAGGAATGAATTTACAGGACATAGCCGTTCATGGCGAATGGCGCGAATTGGTCGCTCCCGGATTACGCGGCCCGTT
This genomic stretch from Deinococcus yavapaiensis KR-236 harbors:
- a CDS encoding cold-shock protein, producing the protein MAVGKVKWFNAEKGFGFIEMTGSPDVFAHFSAIQSSGFKKLNEGDEVEFEVESGQRGKGPQARNIVVTKAAPVSEYAERPRRDSRW
- a CDS encoding aldo/keto reductase — translated: MHYRTLGKTGIEISEIGFGAWAIGGDAWGPVEDTSSIRAMERALELGVNFIDTADVYGDGHSETLVARVLRGRRDRVVVATKGGLMGHHRDPRREPVYDRPEKVVHAFEESLRRLETDYIDVYFDHIWWNDQRETDAFLTAFARLKQEGRVRAVGVSTDDPAYVEAFDRDGTLDVVQLDYSLLNRRAEDRVLPYCQERGIGVVVRGPLRMGLLTGKFTSDSTFPEGDVRHGWPREAWYREQLEKTERLRPLTSAERSMGQLALRFVLNHPAVSAAIPGGKTAEQVEQNVAASARPLVTDEDLALIEHVTGEAT